A window of the Halobacterium hubeiense genome harbors these coding sequences:
- the rpsB gene encoding 30S ribosomal protein S2, with product MSENESDTEADLEDAAEQAAEPAAEAAESDAQTDEQPTEEEPGAAATEDVMSDEEADLLIPVEDYLGAGVHIGTQQKTNDMDRFIHRVRTDGLYVLDVSKTDERIRTAADFLANYDPEQILVTSSRQYGRFPAEKFAEAVGARARTGRFIPGTLTNPQYDGYIEPDVLVVTDPIGDAQAVKEAITVGIPVIAMCDSNNQTSNVDLVVPTNNKGRRALSVVYWLLANETLDRRGAEPTYALEDFEDGL from the coding sequence ATGAGCGAGAACGAATCCGACACAGAGGCCGACCTCGAGGACGCCGCGGAGCAGGCAGCCGAGCCTGCCGCCGAGGCCGCCGAGAGCGACGCCCAGACAGACGAACAGCCCACCGAAGAGGAGCCGGGAGCGGCGGCCACCGAGGACGTCATGTCCGACGAGGAGGCCGACCTGCTCATCCCCGTCGAGGACTACCTCGGCGCCGGTGTCCACATCGGTACCCAGCAGAAGACCAACGACATGGACCGGTTCATCCACCGCGTCCGCACGGACGGCCTCTACGTGCTCGACGTCTCGAAGACGGACGAGCGCATCCGGACGGCCGCCGACTTCCTGGCGAACTACGACCCGGAGCAGATTCTGGTCACGTCGTCGCGCCAGTACGGTCGCTTCCCCGCGGAGAAGTTCGCGGAAGCGGTCGGCGCGCGCGCCCGGACGGGGCGGTTCATCCCGGGCACGCTGACGAACCCGCAGTACGACGGCTACATCGAGCCGGACGTCCTCGTCGTCACCGACCCCATCGGTGACGCGCAGGCCGTCAAGGAAGCCATCACGGTCGGCATCCCCGTGATTGCGATGTGCGACTCCAACAACCAGACGAGCAACGTCGACCTCGTCGTCCCGACGAACAACAAGGGGCGGCGCGCGCTGTCGGTGGTCTACTGGCTGCTCGCCAACGAGACGCTCGACCGCCGCGGCGCCGAGCCGACGTACGCCCTCGAAGACTTCGAGGACGGCCTGTAA
- the eno gene encoding phosphopyruvate hydratase, with protein MTRIESVRFRPILDSRGNKTVEAEVVTEDGGFGRAAAPSGASTGEHEAVELPVEEAIAAAREHVAPRLEGREFAGDQRGVDAALHAADGTEDFSDVGANSAVATSMAAAKAAADVLGAPLYQHLGGAFRGRNFPVPLGNVVGGGEHAADATAIQEFLAAPVGAPSVRQAVFANAAVHERVGELLEERGEAAAKGDEGAWAPSIDDATAFEIVDEATSDVAEEFGFDVQFGLDMAAAERYEDEAYVYGDEVRSTEEQIEYVVDLVEEYDLAYVEDPLDENDFAAFAALTERVGDDTLVCGDDLFVTNVERLRDGIEVGAANSILVKPNQIGTLSDAFDAIELATRNGYEAVVSHRSGETEDTTIAHLAVAADAPFIKTGTVGGERTAKLNELIRIADEA; from the coding sequence ATGACGCGCATCGAGTCCGTCCGATTCCGGCCGATTCTGGACTCCCGAGGCAACAAGACCGTGGAAGCCGAGGTCGTGACCGAGGACGGCGGGTTCGGCCGTGCGGCGGCGCCATCCGGCGCCAGCACGGGCGAACACGAAGCCGTCGAACTCCCCGTCGAGGAGGCGATTGCGGCAGCGCGCGAACACGTCGCGCCGCGCCTCGAAGGCCGGGAGTTCGCCGGCGACCAGCGCGGCGTCGACGCCGCGCTGCACGCCGCCGACGGCACGGAGGACTTCTCCGACGTCGGGGCGAACAGCGCCGTCGCCACGAGCATGGCGGCCGCGAAGGCCGCCGCGGACGTGCTCGGTGCGCCGCTGTACCAGCATCTCGGCGGCGCCTTCCGCGGTCGGAACTTCCCCGTGCCGCTGGGGAACGTCGTCGGCGGCGGCGAACACGCCGCCGACGCGACCGCGATTCAGGAGTTCCTCGCCGCCCCCGTCGGCGCGCCGAGCGTCCGACAGGCGGTGTTCGCGAACGCCGCCGTCCACGAGCGCGTGGGCGAACTCTTAGAGGAGCGCGGCGAGGCCGCCGCGAAGGGCGACGAGGGCGCGTGGGCGCCGTCCATCGACGACGCCACCGCGTTCGAAATCGTCGACGAGGCCACCAGCGACGTCGCCGAGGAGTTCGGCTTCGACGTCCAGTTCGGCCTCGACATGGCGGCCGCCGAGCGCTACGAGGACGAGGCGTACGTCTACGGCGACGAGGTTCGCTCCACGGAGGAGCAAATCGAGTACGTCGTCGACCTCGTCGAGGAGTACGACCTCGCGTACGTCGAGGACCCCCTCGACGAGAACGACTTCGCGGCGTTCGCGGCGCTGACCGAGCGCGTCGGCGACGACACGCTCGTCTGCGGGGACGACCTGTTCGTGACGAACGTCGAGCGACTCCGCGACGGCATCGAGGTCGGCGCGGCAAACAGCATCCTCGTGAAGCCCAACCAGATCGGGACGCTCTCTGATGCGTTCGACGCCATCGAGCTGGCGACCCGGAACGGCTACGAGGCCGTGGTCTCCCACCGCAGCGGCGAGACCGAGGACACGACCATCGCACACCTCGCCGTGGCGGCCGACGCCCCGTTCATCAAGACGGGGACGGTCGGCGGCGAGCGAACCGCCAAGCTGAACGAACTCATCCGCATCGCGGACGAAGCATGA
- a CDS encoding DNA-directed RNA polymerase subunit N, with amino-acid sequence MMVPVRCFTCGNVVGEYWEEFKARAETHDGDEDPADVLDDLGVDRHCCRRMMVSHQDLVDVVSPYQ; translated from the coding sequence ATGATGGTACCAGTCCGGTGTTTCACGTGCGGTAACGTCGTCGGTGAATACTGGGAGGAGTTCAAGGCACGCGCCGAGACCCACGACGGCGACGAGGACCCAGCTGACGTGCTGGACGACCTCGGCGTGGACCGGCACTGCTGTCGACGCATGATGGTCTCCCACCAGGACCTCGTGGACGTCGTCTCGCCCTACCAGTAA
- a CDS encoding VOC family protein, whose amino-acid sequence MRPVIDHVPFAASDLDALVERFEAAGFDPTYGGAHPDAGTEMAALVLPDGSYLELVAPTRGDPDRWPAYFDAADPVAGPCDWCVETGSVHAECQRVIDHDVTVHGPIHGRRERPDGTLVEWDQAFLGGDDTLLPFVVSDRTPREYRVPDSNLYGSPVSGISWVVLATDDLAGAVERFQRLYRLPEPERDYDDTYGDLAHFPGQDIVLCEPAGGRVRDRLDQLGPGPVSVLLSADIDDARHRHPLDGGREWFGRRVRFVDGLDGHLGVVSL is encoded by the coding sequence ATGCGCCCCGTCATCGACCACGTGCCGTTCGCCGCCAGCGACCTCGACGCCCTCGTCGAGCGATTCGAAGCCGCCGGCTTCGACCCCACGTACGGCGGCGCCCACCCCGACGCGGGCACGGAGATGGCGGCGCTCGTGCTCCCGGACGGCTCCTACCTCGAACTCGTCGCGCCCACGCGCGGGGACCCCGACCGCTGGCCCGCGTACTTCGACGCCGCCGACCCCGTCGCCGGCCCCTGCGACTGGTGCGTGGAGACCGGCAGCGTCCACGCCGAGTGCCAGCGCGTCATCGACCACGACGTCACGGTCCACGGCCCGATTCACGGCCGCCGCGAGCGCCCGGACGGCACGCTCGTGGAGTGGGACCAGGCGTTCCTCGGCGGCGACGACACTCTCCTCCCGTTCGTCGTCAGCGACCGCACGCCCCGCGAGTACCGCGTCCCCGACAGCAACCTCTACGGGTCGCCGGTCTCGGGCATCTCGTGGGTCGTCCTCGCGACCGACGACCTCGCCGGCGCGGTCGAGCGCTTCCAGCGGCTCTACCGGCTCCCCGAACCGGAACGTGACTACGACGACACCTACGGCGACCTCGCACACTTCCCCGGCCAAGACATCGTCCTCTGCGAGCCCGCCGGCGGGCGCGTCCGCGACCGCCTCGACCAGCTCGGTCCCGGGCCCGTCTCCGTCCTCCTGAGCGCGGACATCGACGACGCGCGCCACCGCCACCCCCTCGACGGCGGCCGCGAGTGGTTCGGGCGGCGCGTGCGCTTCGTCGACGGCCTCGACGGCCACCTCGGCGTCGTCTCGCTGTAG
- a CDS encoding DNA-directed RNA polymerase subunit K, whose translation MSDTQHFNRYEKARIIGARALQVSYGAPVLVDTDQTEPILIAAEEYDADALPFTVRRDN comes from the coding sequence ATGAGCGACACACAACACTTCAATCGGTACGAGAAGGCCCGCATCATCGGCGCGCGAGCGCTGCAGGTGTCGTACGGGGCGCCCGTGCTGGTCGATACCGACCAGACGGAGCCCATCCTCATCGCGGCCGAGGAGTACGACGCGGACGCGCTCCCGTTCACTGTCCGGAGGGACAACTGA
- the mvk gene encoding mevalonate kinase: MTTTSSAPGKVYLFGEHAVVYGEPAVPCAIERRARVTVTARDDDRVRVSADDLSLDGFTVEYGSGSDEQPDVDVPTPLIEAAMGYVEESLEQARDAADRPEAGFDVEIESEIPLGAGLGSSAAVVVAGIDAATRELGVELTPEDVAERAYRVEHEVQDGQASRADTFCSAMGGAVRVEGDDCRAIDAPDLPFVVGYDGASHDTGELVAGVRDLRDEYDFAADTVEAVGDLVREGERALADGDLDTLGELMDFNHGLLSALGVSARSLDNLVWAAREGGALGAKLTGAGGGGCIVALDEGDGVETALSLAPECEQSFRAELATEGVRVE; encoded by the coding sequence ATGACCACGACTTCGAGTGCCCCCGGGAAGGTCTACCTGTTCGGGGAGCACGCCGTCGTCTACGGCGAGCCCGCGGTGCCCTGCGCCATCGAGCGACGGGCGCGGGTGACCGTGACGGCCCGCGACGACGACCGCGTGCGGGTGTCCGCCGACGACCTCTCGCTGGACGGGTTCACGGTGGAGTACGGCTCCGGGAGCGACGAGCAGCCGGACGTGGACGTGCCGACGCCGCTCATCGAGGCGGCGATGGGGTACGTCGAGGAGTCGCTGGAGCAGGCCCGCGACGCCGCCGACCGGCCCGAAGCGGGCTTCGACGTGGAGATAGAGAGCGAGATTCCGCTCGGCGCGGGGCTGGGGTCGAGCGCGGCGGTCGTCGTCGCGGGCATCGACGCCGCGACGCGCGAACTCGGCGTCGAACTGACGCCGGAGGACGTCGCGGAGCGCGCGTACCGCGTCGAGCACGAAGTGCAGGACGGGCAGGCCTCGCGCGCGGACACGTTCTGTTCGGCGATGGGCGGCGCGGTCCGCGTGGAGGGCGACGACTGCCGGGCCATCGACGCGCCCGACCTGCCGTTCGTCGTCGGCTACGACGGCGCGAGCCACGACACCGGCGAACTCGTGGCGGGCGTGCGGGACCTCCGCGACGAGTACGACTTCGCCGCGGACACCGTCGAGGCAGTCGGCGACCTCGTTCGGGAGGGCGAGCGGGCGCTCGCGGACGGCGACCTCGACACGCTCGGCGAACTGATGGACTTCAACCACGGGCTGCTGTCGGCGCTGGGCGTCTCAGCGCGCTCGCTCGACAACCTCGTGTGGGCGGCCCGGGAAGGCGGCGCGCTCGGCGCGAAACTCACGGGCGCGGGCGGCGGCGGTTGCATCGTCGCGCTCGACGAGGGCGACGGCGTGGAGACCGCACTGTCGCTGGCGCCGGAGTGCGAGCAGTCGTTCCGCGCCGAACTCGCAACGGAGGGCGTGCGCGTCGAATGA